The following proteins are co-located in the Desulfoscipio sp. XC116 genome:
- a CDS encoding manganese efflux pump MntP family protein — protein sequence MNLPELFLIAIGLSMDAFAVAVCFGLTMPKATIKKSLIIGLYFGFFQAIMPLIGYMLATRFADKIITFDHWIAFALLCFIGGKMFAGSFKKEGCADRECPAATCTDRECPGGERPHTREASLSPAEMLPLALATSIDALAVGVSFAFLRVNIIPATLSIGIITLTLSMLGVKIGNIFGAKFKSKAELVGGIILVLIGLKILFEHLGIISF from the coding sequence ATGAATCTACCGGAATTATTCCTCATTGCTATTGGGCTTTCTATGGATGCCTTTGCTGTAGCTGTTTGTTTCGGGCTGACCATGCCTAAAGCGACCATAAAAAAATCATTGATTATCGGCTTGTATTTCGGTTTTTTTCAAGCGATTATGCCGCTTATCGGGTACATGCTTGCTACACGGTTTGCCGACAAGATAATCACTTTTGATCACTGGATTGCATTCGCTCTGCTCTGTTTTATCGGCGGTAAAATGTTTGCGGGCAGCTTTAAAAAAGAAGGATGTGCAGACAGGGAATGTCCTGCTGCAACATGCACGGACAGAGAATGTCCGGGTGGAGAACGTCCCCACACTAGGGAGGCCTCTTTAAGCCCTGCGGAAATGCTGCCTCTTGCTCTTGCCACAAGTATAGATGCGCTGGCGGTAGGCGTGTCATTTGCCTTTCTCCGTGTTAATATTATACCAGCGACTTTATCCATTGGGATTATTACGCTCACTTTATCTATGCTGGGTGTAAAAATCGGCAATATATTCGGTGCGAAATTTAAATCGAAAGCTGAGCTTGTCGGCGGTATTATACTGGTTTTAATAGGTTTGAAAATATTGTTTGAACACCTGGGGATCATCAGTTTTTAA
- a CDS encoding nucleotidyltransferase domain-containing protein — translation MTEKKYTIEEIKAIVGPIARKYGVERVYLFGSYARGETTGSSDLDLRIDKGTLKGMFALCGLYTEIEEALKMKVDVLTTGSLEDDFLHRIQKEEVLIYAK, via the coding sequence ATGACAGAAAAAAAGTATACAATAGAAGAAATCAAAGCTATTGTAGGACCTATTGCAAGGAAATATGGAGTTGAACGTGTATATTTGTTTGGCTCCTATGCCCGTGGAGAGACTACTGGTAGCAGTGATCTGGATTTGCGAATAGATAAAGGTACTTTAAAAGGAATGTTTGCTCTATGTGGGCTGTATACAGAAATTGAAGAAGCTTTGAAAATGAAAGTTGATGTTCTGACAACAGGCAGTTTGGAAGATGACTTCCTTCATCGAATACAGAAGGAAGAGGTGCTCATCTATGCAAAATAG
- a CDS encoding HepT-like ribonuclease domain-containing protein, whose protein sequence is MQNSRNADVLRHIISYCNDIVETIERFGEDYEVFAKDSVYRNATALCVLQIGELTSNLTDDFKKTYAGMPWTQIKALRNVIAHSYGKIDVESLWETITGDIPKLKTYCSSIIQKFDVLMQESITKAEDEQEIKDISID, encoded by the coding sequence ATGCAAAATAGCCGGAATGCTGATGTGCTTCGACATATCATTTCATATTGCAATGACATAGTAGAAACAATTGAACGGTTTGGAGAAGATTACGAAGTGTTTGCAAAAGATTCCGTTTATAGGAATGCCACTGCTCTTTGTGTATTACAAATTGGCGAATTAACAAGTAACCTCACAGATGATTTTAAAAAAACTTACGCTGGAATGCCGTGGACACAAATTAAAGCATTACGCAATGTAATTGCGCATAGTTATGGCAAAATTGATGTTGAGAGCTTATGGGAGACCATAACAGGCGACATTCCCAAATTAAAAACATATTGTTCCAGTATTATTCAAAAGTTTGATGTATTGATGCAGGAGAGCATCACGAAAGCCGAAGATGAACAAGAAATTAAAGATATTTCAATTGATTAA
- the asnB gene encoding asparagine synthase (glutamine-hydrolyzing) yields the protein MCGITGWIDWDADLTRQRPILEAMNKTQCHRGPDAGGVWFSTHAALGHRRLAVIDPAGGGQPMLRCRGDNTYVIVYNGELYNTPELRRTLAARGHIFSGHSDTEVLLLSYIEWGKDCVERLNGIYALAIWSEQDQSLFMTRDRLGVKPLFYARRGNALLFGSELKALLAHPAIQPQVDADGLAEVLIMCPGRTPGHGVFSNVYELKPGHCLIYNRRGLYTYHYWQLESRPHEDDPESTAAKVRDLFCDAVTRQLVADVPVCTLLSGGLDSSAITAVAAGDRRQAGAEALHTWSVDYKDNDRYFVPNLFQPNTDAPWVKRVSESLGTEHHAFIIDTPELAEALTTAVRARDLPGMADVDASLYLFSRAVKQLATVALSGECADEIFGGYPWFHKPRAATEGTFPWLRGSDERVSMLAPEIIDLLQPEAYVNRRYQETLAEVPRLPNEKLRDAQHREMMYLTMNWFMAVLLERKDRMSMAVGLEVRVPFCDHRLVEYTWNIPGSMKNFGGMEKGILRRALAGLLPEEVLSRRKSPYPKSYHPAYLNTVRQMVLEILEDNSSPLLPLINVDNVRSMTKSAGSFFNKPFYGQLMTDAQFLAYLIQVDTWLREYKVVIS from the coding sequence ATGTGCGGAATTACGGGCTGGATAGACTGGGATGCAGATCTTACCCGGCAGCGCCCCATACTGGAGGCTATGAATAAAACGCAGTGTCACCGCGGCCCTGATGCCGGCGGCGTGTGGTTTTCAACCCATGCCGCCCTGGGCCACCGCCGACTGGCGGTGATTGATCCGGCCGGCGGCGGGCAGCCCATGCTCCGCTGCCGGGGGGATAATACCTATGTAATAGTGTATAACGGCGAGCTTTATAATACACCTGAACTGAGGAGGACATTGGCAGCTCGCGGGCATATCTTTAGCGGGCACTCGGACACCGAAGTGTTGCTGCTGTCTTATATTGAATGGGGGAAAGATTGTGTTGAGCGGTTAAACGGTATCTACGCTCTGGCCATCTGGAGTGAGCAGGATCAGAGCCTGTTTATGACCCGGGACCGGCTGGGTGTTAAGCCGCTGTTCTATGCCCGGCGGGGCAACGCCCTTTTATTCGGTTCAGAATTAAAAGCACTGTTGGCCCACCCGGCGATACAGCCTCAAGTGGATGCCGACGGGCTGGCGGAAGTGCTGATCATGTGCCCGGGCCGCACGCCGGGCCACGGCGTATTTAGCAATGTATACGAACTTAAACCCGGCCATTGCCTGATTTATAATCGCCGCGGACTATACACATACCACTACTGGCAACTGGAAAGCAGGCCCCACGAAGATGACCCGGAGAGCACTGCCGCCAAAGTGAGGGATCTTTTCTGCGATGCCGTGACGCGCCAGCTGGTAGCTGACGTACCTGTTTGTACTTTATTATCGGGTGGCCTTGATTCCAGCGCCATTACCGCAGTGGCGGCCGGGGACCGGCGGCAGGCCGGGGCTGAAGCGCTGCACACCTGGTCTGTGGATTATAAGGATAACGACCGGTATTTTGTGCCTAATTTATTTCAGCCCAATACTGATGCCCCGTGGGTGAAGCGCGTCTCAGAAAGCCTGGGTACCGAGCACCATGCGTTTATTATTGACACCCCTGAACTGGCTGAGGCACTGACCACCGCTGTTAGAGCCCGCGATTTGCCTGGTATGGCCGATGTGGACGCATCGCTTTATCTTTTTTCCCGGGCGGTAAAACAATTGGCTACCGTCGCCCTGTCGGGAGAATGCGCCGACGAAATATTTGGTGGTTATCCCTGGTTTCACAAGCCTCGGGCTGCGACAGAAGGTACATTTCCCTGGCTGCGAGGGTCTGATGAGCGCGTAAGTATGCTGGCGCCCGAAATAATTGATCTGCTGCAGCCCGAAGCATACGTAAACCGGCGTTATCAGGAAACGCTGGCGGAGGTGCCCCGGCTGCCGAATGAAAAACTTCGGGATGCTCAACACCGGGAAATGATGTACCTGACCATGAACTGGTTTATGGCTGTCTTACTGGAACGTAAAGATCGCATGAGTATGGCTGTGGGTCTTGAAGTGCGCGTTCCCTTTTGTGATCACCGTCTGGTAGAGTACACCTGGAACATACCCGGGTCAATGAAAAACTTTGGCGGTATGGAAAAAGGCATACTGCGCCGGGCGCTGGCCGGCTTACTGCCCGAGGAAGTACTGAGCCGGCGCAAAAGTCCCTACCCCAAATCCTATCACCCGGCTTATCTGAACACTGTGCGTCAAATGGTTTTGGAAATATTAGAGGATAATTCGTCACCGCTGCTGCCGCTTATTAATGTAGATAACGTACGCAGTATGACTAAATCGGCCGGCTCATTTTTTAACAAGCCTTTTTATGGCCAGCTAATGACCGATGCACAGTTTTTGGCTTACTTAATTCAGGTAGACACCTGGCTGAGGGAATACAAAGTAGTGATAAGCTAA
- a CDS encoding glutamate synthase-related protein: MYSYLLPEFIIERREDRCIRCRVCERQCANKVHLYDAELDRFFSSEKDCVGCQRCVALCPTDALYVRPRLADYRPNSSWTRDKLQNLKKQAATGGVILTGSGNDKPYRIYWDHLVLNASQVTNPSIDPLREPMELQTFLGRKPDTLKIDYNSDGKPRVASELYPNVPVRIPLLLSAMSLGAISYPAFKALAIAAKKAGVLFNTGEGGLPEQMREEYANNAVVQCASGRFGVDADYLNSARIIEIKIGQGAKPGIGGHLPGEKVSDFIAETRMIPRGTDALSPAPQHDIYSIEDLSMLIYALKEATNYTKPVAVKIAAVHNVAAIASGIVRAGADIVTIDGIRGGTGAAPLATRDNVGIPLELALAAVDKRLRDEGIRHKCSIMAAGGIRSSADAIKAIALGADAVYIATAALVAMGCTLCHKCYTGRCNWGICTQDPYLTKRLNPELAGQRLLNLLRAWSHEIQEMLGGLGVNAIESLRANREHLRGVGLEEWELNVLGVKGAGE; encoded by the coding sequence ATGTATTCTTACTTATTACCGGAATTTATCATCGAACGGAGGGAAGACAGATGTATCCGCTGCCGGGTATGTGAGCGGCAGTGTGCCAACAAGGTGCATCTCTACGATGCTGAACTGGATAGATTTTTTTCCTCTGAAAAAGATTGCGTGGGCTGCCAGCGATGTGTGGCTCTTTGCCCTACCGATGCTCTGTATGTTAGGCCCCGGCTGGCCGATTACCGCCCCAACAGCAGTTGGACCAGGGATAAACTGCAAAACTTAAAAAAACAGGCTGCTACCGGCGGTGTTATTCTTACCGGCAGCGGTAATGACAAGCCGTACCGAATTTATTGGGATCACCTGGTATTGAACGCTTCCCAGGTAACTAATCCCTCAATCGATCCGCTGCGCGAGCCTATGGAGCTGCAAACATTTCTAGGACGTAAACCGGATACTTTGAAAATCGATTATAACAGTGACGGCAAACCGCGTGTAGCCTCCGAGCTGTATCCCAATGTGCCGGTGCGCATACCCTTATTGTTATCCGCCATGTCCCTGGGCGCCATTAGTTATCCGGCTTTTAAAGCGCTGGCTATAGCGGCCAAGAAGGCAGGTGTCCTGTTCAACACAGGTGAGGGCGGGCTGCCGGAACAAATGCGTGAGGAATACGCCAATAACGCCGTTGTACAATGTGCCAGCGGACGGTTTGGTGTTGATGCGGATTATTTGAACAGTGCCCGGATTATTGAAATAAAAATCGGTCAGGGAGCCAAGCCGGGCATCGGCGGGCATCTGCCGGGAGAAAAAGTATCCGATTTTATCGCGGAGACCAGGATGATCCCACGGGGAACGGATGCACTGTCACCGGCGCCTCAGCATGACATTTATTCCATTGAAGACTTGTCAATGTTGATTTACGCACTTAAAGAGGCCACTAATTATACTAAGCCGGTAGCGGTGAAGATTGCCGCTGTACACAATGTAGCGGCCATCGCTTCCGGTATCGTCCGGGCCGGCGCGGATATCGTAACCATAGACGGCATCAGAGGAGGCACGGGGGCCGCGCCGCTGGCTACCCGGGACAACGTGGGCATACCGCTGGAGCTGGCCCTGGCCGCAGTAGATAAACGTCTGCGGGACGAAGGTATCCGGCATAAGTGTTCCATAATGGCCGCCGGAGGTATACGATCTTCCGCGGACGCTATTAAAGCTATCGCTCTGGGGGCTGACGCTGTATATATTGCTACCGCCGCTTTGGTGGCAATGGGCTGCACTCTTTGTCACAAGTGTTATACCGGCAGGTGCAATTGGGGAATTTGTACCCAGGATCCTTACTTGACCAAGCGATTAAATCCCGAGCTGGCCGGCCAAAGATTGCTGAACCTTTTAAGAGCCTGGAGCCATGAAATTCAGGAGATGCTCGGCGGATTGGGCGTTAATGCCATTGAAAGCCTGCGCGCCAATCGAGAGCATCTGCGCGGCGTGGGACTTGAAGAGTGGGAGTTGAACGTGCTGGGGGTAAAAGGAGCAGGGGAGTGA
- a CDS encoding glutamine amidotransferase family protein, translating into MLVQQYYRSERFVPDKEMDACGLFGVMHTGGVRFGGQIAIDAIKNMKVRGSGLGGGFAIYGLYPKYKDYYALHIIYQDKNMAAKKVAEAFLKKHFYVVFDEEIPTNPDIRLFAPPLAWRYFIAPQKSSADEGIPDDEYVISRVMHLNSHIEDAYVFSSGKDVGVFKGVGFPEEIADYFMLDKLYEGYIWTVHSRFPTNTPGWWGGAHPLSILDWTVVHNGEISSYGTNRRFLEMHNYYCTLHTDTEVLAYAVDLLMRRQGLPIEIAAKIFAPPMWEDIEQMADGDRKLYTALRMTYAPLLMNGPFTVIVAHHHEMIGLTDRIRLRPITAGAKGKLVFLSSEESAIRAVCPDLELAWTPPGGEPVVVRMHTRDHLKSLNKSI; encoded by the coding sequence ATGCTGGTGCAACAGTATTACCGGAGTGAAAGATTTGTGCCTGACAAAGAGATGGATGCCTGCGGTCTGTTCGGGGTAATGCATACCGGCGGTGTCAGATTCGGGGGGCAAATAGCCATCGACGCTATAAAAAACATGAAGGTGCGGGGCAGCGGTCTGGGGGGCGGATTTGCTATTTACGGACTGTATCCCAAATATAAAGATTATTATGCACTGCACATTATCTATCAGGACAAAAATATGGCGGCTAAAAAGGTGGCGGAAGCGTTTTTAAAAAAGCATTTCTATGTAGTGTTCGATGAAGAAATACCTACCAACCCGGATATTCGCTTGTTTGCCCCCCCATTGGCATGGCGTTATTTCATAGCTCCGCAAAAAAGCAGCGCCGATGAGGGCATACCGGATGACGAATATGTAATTAGCCGGGTGATGCATTTAAACAGCCATATTGAGGACGCTTATGTCTTTTCATCGGGAAAGGATGTAGGTGTCTTTAAGGGTGTAGGCTTTCCCGAGGAAATAGCGGATTACTTTATGCTGGATAAACTATACGAAGGATATATCTGGACGGTGCACAGCAGGTTCCCCACGAACACGCCTGGCTGGTGGGGCGGGGCACACCCGTTGAGCATACTGGATTGGACTGTGGTGCACAATGGCGAAATTTCATCTTACGGTACCAATCGCCGGTTTTTGGAAATGCATAACTATTACTGTACCTTACACACGGACACGGAAGTGCTGGCCTATGCGGTGGATTTGTTAATGCGACGGCAGGGACTGCCTATTGAAATAGCCGCGAAAATTTTTGCCCCGCCCATGTGGGAGGACATCGAGCAAATGGCTGATGGCGACCGGAAACTTTATACGGCGCTGCGCATGACTTATGCACCGCTGCTGATGAACGGGCCTTTTACCGTAATTGTCGCCCACCATCACGAAATGATCGGGCTTACCGACCGCATCAGGCTGCGGCCTATTACGGCGGGAGCCAAGGGCAAGCTGGTATTTTTGTCCTCGGAAGAATCAGCCATCCGGGCGGTATGTCCGGATCTGGAGCTGGCCTGGACGCCCCCCGGCGGTGAGCCGGTGGTGGTCAGGATGCACACCCGGGATCACTTAAAGAGCTTAAATAAATCCATTTGA
- a CDS encoding FAD-dependent oxidoreductase, whose product MSNMGGYDYLIIGNSAGAVGCIEGLRSVDKSGTMALVSEEECRVYSRALIPYYLGGHIARDRLYYRPLDFYDRAHVGVFNGHRAVKIDTAVRMVKLDDGNSMSYGKLLIAAGGKPFYPPIPGLDKKNVYSFHSMSDVQGIEKELPGVRSAVVLGGGVIGLMAAEVLHGKGIRVHVLELADRLLAPVVDETTSQLVENALRETGVDLYLNNTIGQIHGGERVESITLKDGRTIPCDLLIVGVGVAPRVELAEHAGIQVNRGIVVDKKMQTSVPGIFACGDCASTYNFLTDAVQNMPLWPNAYLGGRVAGYNMAGAEREYTLGTQMNAMHFFDVNIVSAGINVTEANQNDSLDIIKNYDAEKKVYRKFVFSKEGTITGFILVGQIDRAGIFLNLMRRKVDVRGFRKEMFKNSFGYADLPETLRWQLLQDDVILGVV is encoded by the coding sequence ATGAGTAATATGGGTGGTTATGATTACCTGATTATCGGTAACTCCGCGGGTGCTGTGGGCTGCATTGAGGGTTTAAGAAGTGTGGACAAAAGCGGAACTATGGCCCTGGTGTCCGAAGAAGAGTGTCGTGTATATTCAAGAGCGCTGATCCCTTATTACCTGGGCGGACATATCGCCCGGGACAGATTGTACTACCGGCCTCTTGACTTTTATGACCGCGCTCATGTGGGCGTTTTTAACGGACACAGAGCCGTAAAAATTGATACCGCTGTGCGGATGGTGAAACTGGATGACGGCAACAGCATGAGTTACGGCAAGCTGCTTATTGCTGCCGGCGGAAAACCGTTTTATCCGCCTATACCAGGGCTGGATAAAAAAAATGTTTATAGTTTTCACAGTATGTCCGACGTGCAGGGTATCGAAAAGGAATTGCCCGGTGTACGAAGCGCGGTTGTACTGGGAGGCGGAGTAATCGGCTTGATGGCCGCCGAGGTGCTGCACGGAAAAGGTATCCGGGTGCATGTACTGGAACTGGCCGACCGGCTTTTAGCACCGGTGGTGGACGAAACCACCTCTCAATTGGTTGAAAACGCACTGCGTGAAACGGGAGTGGATTTGTATTTAAACAATACTATCGGACAAATACACGGCGGCGAACGCGTGGAGAGTATTACTTTAAAGGACGGCCGCACCATACCCTGTGATTTACTTATAGTAGGCGTGGGCGTGGCGCCCAGAGTGGAGTTGGCGGAGCATGCGGGTATCCAGGTCAACCGGGGAATAGTAGTGGATAAAAAAATGCAGACCTCGGTACCGGGCATCTTTGCCTGCGGAGATTGCGCATCCACATATAACTTTTTAACAGATGCTGTGCAAAATATGCCTCTTTGGCCCAATGCCTACCTGGGCGGACGTGTTGCCGGATACAACATGGCCGGCGCGGAAAGGGAATACACTCTGGGCACCCAGATGAATGCCATGCACTTTTTCGATGTTAATATAGTCAGCGCCGGCATTAACGTGACCGAAGCAAATCAAAATGACAGTCTCGATATAATTAAAAATTATGACGCAGAAAAAAAAGTTTACCGTAAATTTGTGTTCTCTAAAGAAGGTACGATTACCGGTTTCATACTGGTTGGTCAAATAGACAGAGCCGGTATATTTTTAAATTTAATGCGTCGTAAGGTTGACGTGCGCGGCTTTCGGAAGGAAATGTTTAAAAATAGTTTTGGATATGCGGATTTGCCGGAGACACTGCGTTGGCAGTTACTGCAAGATGACGTAATTCTAGGGGTGGTATAA
- a CDS encoding 4Fe-4S dicluster domain-containing protein, translating to MGRIMAKPEVCMGCHLCEVWCAVAHSKSKHIVKAFLYEVNKPLPRLVVEEKLPLTFALQCRHCAEPDCVAACISGALSKDPESGIVVHDPNQCVGCYSCVLTCPYGNILINPRQRGIIKCDLCAGMDTLYCVSRCPNEALVYVDC from the coding sequence ATGGGGAGAATTATGGCTAAGCCCGAAGTTTGCATGGGCTGTCACCTGTGTGAGGTATGGTGTGCGGTAGCCCACTCCAAATCCAAGCATATTGTAAAAGCTTTTCTATATGAAGTAAACAAACCGCTGCCCAGGCTGGTGGTAGAGGAAAAACTGCCGCTTACCTTTGCATTGCAGTGCAGGCATTGTGCCGAGCCGGACTGTGTTGCCGCCTGTATCAGCGGGGCTTTAAGTAAAGACCCGGAGAGTGGGATAGTAGTCCATGACCCAAACCAATGCGTGGGTTGCTATAGCTGTGTGCTGACTTGTCCTTACGGCAACATTTTAATAAATCCCCGGCAAAGAGGCATTATCAAATGCGACCTGTGCGCCGGTATGGATACCTTATATTGCGTAAGTCGCTGTCCCAACGAAGCACTGGTATATGTGGACTGCTAA
- the glnA gene encoding type I glutamate--ammonia ligase: MDKREVIAEAREKGVKFIRLQFTDLLGVMKNVAITIDQLEKALDGELMFDGSSIYGFTRIEESDMYLRPDPNTFVVFPWRPREGGVARLMCDIYNPDGSPFDGCPRVILQRQLAKAAELGYTLQVGPELEFFLFCMDDNNVPTLKTHDNAGYFDLSPVDLGEQARREIVLTLEQMGFEIEASHHEVAPGQHEIDFKYSDALDTADKIVTFKFVVRTIAQRHGLHATFMPKPVFGINGSGMHTNQSLFRGNRNAFYDEKGSMQLSKEAYYYIGGLLKHARALAAVTNPTVNSYKRLVPGYEAPVYLAWSGCNRSPLIRIPAKRGQSTRVELRNPDPSCNPYLALAGCLAAGLDGVVNQIDPPPACDRNIYRMTDAELDELDIKSLPGSLQEAYAELSRNETIKGALGEHIYEKLLEAKAKEWEAFCLQVHQWEIDRYLTMF; encoded by the coding sequence ATGGATAAAAGAGAGGTCATTGCCGAGGCAAGAGAAAAGGGAGTTAAGTTTATCCGGTTGCAATTTACTGATTTGCTGGGGGTAATGAAAAACGTAGCCATCACAATTGATCAGCTGGAAAAAGCTTTGGACGGGGAATTAATGTTTGACGGTTCCTCTATATATGGTTTCACCAGAATAGAAGAGTCCGATATGTACCTGCGTCCTGATCCCAACACTTTTGTGGTGTTTCCCTGGCGGCCCAGGGAAGGTGGGGTAGCCAGATTAATGTGCGATATCTACAATCCCGATGGCAGTCCTTTTGACGGTTGTCCCAGGGTAATCTTACAGCGCCAGCTGGCCAAGGCGGCGGAACTTGGTTATACCCTGCAAGTGGGACCGGAGCTTGAGTTTTTCCTGTTCTGCATGGATGATAATAACGTGCCAACGCTAAAAACCCACGACAACGCCGGATACTTTGATCTTTCACCTGTGGACTTGGGAGAGCAGGCTCGCAGGGAGATAGTGTTAACTCTGGAGCAGATGGGCTTTGAAATTGAGGCCTCCCATCACGAGGTGGCTCCCGGCCAGCATGAAATTGACTTTAAGTACTCGGATGCTTTGGATACAGCCGATAAAATCGTTACCTTTAAATTCGTCGTAAGAACAATTGCCCAGCGGCATGGTCTACACGCGACATTTATGCCCAAACCGGTTTTCGGCATCAACGGCAGCGGCATGCATACCAACCAATCTCTGTTTAGAGGCAACAGAAATGCTTTTTATGACGAAAAGGGTTCTATGCAGCTAAGCAAAGAAGCATACTATTATATCGGTGGTTTATTAAAACATGCCCGGGCACTGGCCGCTGTAACCAATCCCACAGTCAACTCCTATAAGCGCCTGGTACCCGGATATGAAGCACCGGTATATTTGGCCTGGAGCGGTTGTAATCGCAGTCCTTTGATTCGTATTCCCGCTAAGCGGGGTCAAAGCACCCGGGTTGAACTGCGCAACCCGGATCCGTCCTGCAACCCGTATCTGGCCCTGGCGGGATGCCTGGCGGCCGGTTTGGACGGCGTTGTCAATCAGATCGATCCGCCTCCGGCGTGCGACAGAAACATTTACCGAATGACTGATGCGGAATTGGATGAACTGGATATTAAATCGCTACCCGGCAGCTTACAGGAAGCATACGCGGAATTGAGCCGGAATGAGACTATTAAAGGTGCGCTGGGTGAGCACATTTATGAAAAGCTGTTAGAAGCCAAGGCTAAGGAATGGGAAGCATTCTGTTTGCAAGTGCACCAGTGGGAAATAGACCGCTACCTGACCATGTTCTGA
- a CDS encoding ammonium transporter, giving the protein MLRRLAILLTLLVLGILFPGAALADDGPTAQSNATAIDTVWVLICAYLVFLMHAGFSLVEAGFTRAKNTVNIMMKNLLTLPLGVLLFFATGFGLAFGGDTGGFIGTSGFGLSNINDLDFGIPTMGFWFFQAVFCATAATIVSGAVAERIKFLAYILFTVIITAFTYPVVVHWVWSSDGWLFQKGFIDFAGSSVVHGVGGWSALIGAWLLGARIGKYGKNGEVRAIPGHNIALGTLGTLLLWLGWFGFNPGSTLSGTTADIAMIATTTMLAASAGTVGAMLVTWTRYGKPDLALTLNGALSGLVGVTAGCAAVSPVGAIVIGLISGVLLPLSVSFFDRVAKIDDPVGAISVHGVCGMFGTLAVGFFALDGGFFYGGGTALLAVQATGIVAILAWASIIGFAAFKIIGAAVGLRVSPEEEMEGLDIGEHGMEAYGDFMLRSSGAAGVVGLNHERTTAV; this is encoded by the coding sequence ATGTTGAGAAGACTTGCTATCTTATTGACACTGCTTGTACTGGGTATTTTATTTCCCGGGGCGGCCTTGGCTGATGATGGGCCCACGGCGCAAAGTAATGCCACAGCTATTGACACTGTCTGGGTACTCATTTGTGCCTATCTGGTTTTCCTGATGCATGCCGGGTTCAGTCTGGTTGAGGCCGGTTTTACCAGAGCTAAGAATACGGTGAATATTATGATGAAAAATCTATTAACGCTTCCCCTGGGGGTCTTGCTTTTCTTTGCGACCGGCTTCGGATTGGCTTTCGGCGGGGATACAGGTGGATTTATAGGTACCAGCGGTTTTGGTCTTAGCAATATTAACGATTTGGATTTTGGCATCCCCACTATGGGCTTCTGGTTTTTTCAAGCCGTGTTTTGCGCTACCGCGGCCACGATAGTTTCGGGAGCCGTAGCCGAAAGAATTAAGTTTCTTGCGTATATATTATTCACTGTTATCATCACGGCATTTACCTATCCGGTGGTGGTGCACTGGGTGTGGAGCAGTGACGGCTGGCTGTTTCAAAAGGGTTTCATTGACTTTGCCGGTTCTTCGGTGGTACACGGAGTGGGCGGTTGGTCCGCTCTGATCGGTGCCTGGCTATTGGGAGCCAGGATTGGCAAATATGGTAAAAACGGTGAGGTAAGGGCCATTCCCGGCCACAATATCGCGCTGGGTACTTTAGGTACACTGTTGCTCTGGTTGGGATGGTTTGGCTTCAACCCCGGCAGTACTTTAAGTGGAACTACCGCGGATATAGCCATGATTGCCACAACCACCATGCTGGCCGCTTCGGCCGGAACGGTTGGTGCCATGCTGGTTACCTGGACCCGTTACGGTAAGCCGGACCTGGCCTTGACGCTGAACGGCGCTCTAAGCGGCCTGGTGGGTGTTACCGCCGGTTGTGCGGCAGTCAGTCCGGTGGGGGCTATAGTTATCGGGTTAATTTCCGGTGTGCTGTTACCTCTTTCGGTATCATTTTTTGACCGGGTGGCTAAAATCGACGATCCGGTGGGTGCCATATCGGTACACGGTGTTTGCGGTATGTTCGGAACTTTGGCGGTTGGATTTTTTGCCTTGGATGGAGGATTCTTTTACGGCGGCGGTACTGCTCTGCTGGCTGTGCAGGCTACCGGTATCGTGGCCATACTGGCCTGGGCTTCAATTATTGGCTTTGCAGCCTTTAAGATTATTGGAGCCGCGGTGGGATTAAGAGTAAGCCCGGAAGAAGAAATGGAAGGTCTTGATATAGGCGAGCATGGCATGGAAGCTTATGGCGACTTTATGCTTCGTTCATCCGGAGCTGCCGGTGTGGTGGGCTTAAACCATGAAAGGACAACAGCTGTCTAG
- a CDS encoding P-II family nitrogen regulator, translating into MLKIEAIVRPGVLEDIKEQLVKLGVHGMTVSQVMGCGMQKGRTKVYRGTEYSVNLLPKVKIEIIVADRFKEGVVDLLIKAARTGDIGDGKIFIYRIEDAIRIRTGENGEGAL; encoded by the coding sequence ATGCTAAAAATAGAAGCAATTGTCCGACCGGGTGTGCTTGAGGATATTAAGGAACAACTGGTTAAGTTGGGTGTTCATGGCATGACGGTATCACAGGTAATGGGGTGCGGGATGCAAAAAGGCAGAACTAAAGTATACCGCGGTACTGAGTATAGCGTTAATCTTTTACCAAAGGTGAAAATAGAAATTATAGTGGCGGACAGGTTTAAAGAAGGTGTAGTGGATCTATTGATCAAAGCGGCCAGAACCGGAGACATCGGTGACGGCAAAATTTTTATTTACCGCATTGAGGATGCTATCCGTATTCGTACCGGTGAAAATGGTGAAGGGGCTCTGTAA